From the Pseudorasbora parva isolate DD20220531a chromosome 2, ASM2467924v1, whole genome shotgun sequence genome, the window ATGAAATTACTGActgtcaataaataaaaaaaacaattgaacTGGTTTCTGGGttctccttttctttcttagtTATTTGTTCCTTTTTAATTTCTTGTTTTAAAGCTTGATGTATAGTATTACTTCAAGTTTGACACCTagtttaatttcttttttcaCCTATTTATCTTTTAGTTTTCTAATTATTTTAACAAATTTTAGGTATTCGGTTTCTTAATTAAAATCTACACtggtttaataactcttttatATTCAGTACTTTGAATAATGATCTTCAAATTCACAATTCAACTCAcagaaattaaacaaaacaaaaatcacatttcaATTATTCCACACAATAACCCCTTATCTTCAAAAATAAACCAGTACAGGgcaataacaatgaataaatgATAAAGAAATAATTCAAAAGTTCAATGATGAAAAGCTTCAGAAGTGTATTTTCAAATACCAGTCTATGTTTCTGAAGTCAAGGGGGAAAACAATCGTCCATACCAGTGAGACATTAGATGGAATAGTTCAGGCCTACCGTTGGGTTGAACGGAAAAGAACAGAAAATTGTTGAgtgacgcccgtttcacacatactccgtctgcagtgcgtgtgcgttgcgttttttttttccagtacccatgttaacggataaatgctttcacactgcacgcggatgctgtccgtcagtccgttccaggagcgttgcgtctgcagcagtgcacggatcgttttcgtaccgagtctattttttgctgcgctgcgttgctcccttaaagtgatagaacattgtttgcattaaaataaacatgtattgacgcgaaaatctagtaatttcaccacagatgcatataatttaaaatatactcttgtttcaaagtcaacacatggcttttttttctcaagtaaagcaacaaaacaacaccttacctggcatttagggggaaaaaagtgccataatggatagcattcatactttcttggaggtgaaaagcaaagttctttttgacacgcactgcagacggagtatgtgtgaaacgggcatgAGAAGGGAACAGAGTGTGATGTCAGTTCACTCTGCAATCCAGCACAGGCATTTTTCTCCATCCGGGGAAAAATGAGCAGTGAATTTAGGGGAAATCCGTTTCATTTTAATCAAGGTTCGTTGGGAGGCTCGCCATTTTGATCAACACGGTGAAGAATTCAGTCTGCGTCGTCGCCGTGTTCATGATGAAAACACtcaaaaataactcaaaatcacttgtgtcaacaaaatatagttaagtctaaacaaaataaagatcTTTCCAGACGTGCTGTCTAATTAAACTCATAATCACTGTTGTTTTCACTCTAAAAATATCGCTGCCGATCTCTGTGCTTGCATCTCCGTCTCTCCTTCCCCACTTGCTGCTGACATCATCCCCTTCCTTTGTGTTCCCTTTGCCTGATAGGTCGACAGTGAACTCTAACTCACACTCTCTTAAAGGGAACACAACACTCAAATACAGTATACATGTTACATTcacaatataagaaaaataacagcaaaaaggaaaacactttttatataaaataaaagttttaactCTGCATTTCCAAATTCAGTTATTTTACTTGTCTCTTCTTTTTAGTAACATCTCTGGCTTACAATATTTTTTCAATCTGGGTTACACTTCCACACGGCCATTAGAGTCCGTCCTTGGGCTGACAGATTGACCGTACACTCATATTTACCCATCTGTGTACAACTATTTCCAAAGTGCTTCCATAGGAGCAATTTAAGTTTTAACTTTTTCCTTGGGTTTAAACATTAATAGCAACATTTGATTCtaattattttaatgtgataaatacatttacatatttaaatttttatatatttttcttacataaGATGAGCAAAGGAACTAAGCTATTTACAATAGAAACCAAAGATAATacatgcaacacacacacacacacacacattaaatggCCGTGTCAGTCCAATAAaaggtaatattttacattgtataTAACTTTAAGACCGCTTTATTGCACACAGTTTGTATGGTTTCGGGTTCAAGGTGAAGCCCACGACTGGAGTGAGatccagatcatcttcagacactCCAGGAGGAGGAGTGAAGCGGAAATGCTGAAGGAGGGAAGTGAAGAACAGGAAGAGCTCCACCCGGGCcaaactctctccaggacaaagcCTAcggcctgaaaaaaaaaacataaggaGAGTATTAACAAAAATCACCTCTGATGGCATAATATAATTGGTGATTTAGAAGTCCACTGCACCTGCAGAGAAGGGCATGAAGGCATCATTTTTGACAAACTGTCCCTGCTTATTTAGGAAGTGTCCTGGGTTGAAGCTGTCAGGAGTTTCCCACTCATTTTCATCCTTCAATACAGATACCAGTAGTGCAAACACACTGGTTCCCTGCACAAAACAACACAACTGATCAATGATAAATGGTGCAAACACATAATCAAGAACACAGCATGCTCTTATTAGAGCCAGACCTTCTTGATGAGGTATCCGTTCAGGTGAACGTCACAGGTGGTCTGATGGGGGGCACCAAGGGGTACTATGTTTGCAAATCTCTGTGTTTCATGGATCACAGCGTCTGTGTATGGTAAGTTCTTTCTGTCTTCTGCCACTGGCTGACGTCCACCGATCACTCGCTCAATCTCGCCTTGGACCTCATCTTAGTTAAATTCACAAGAAAGTCCACAGTATGTAAGTATACAGCATTACTGAATACTTGACTGTGGTTGACACTTTTCATggttaataattatattttcagACTTGTGCAATTCATATAATTGATTTATGACaattaatgatttaaaaaaatagcacaataatTCTAGTGGCTAGGGAGGtaggaaataaaaaataaaaaaagattatgggaGTATTCTTTATTTCTGTCTGTGGTGTGACAAGCAgtggggcgagggaccgcgagagcagGCCGGTGATGAGTgttaatgagtaccagctgcatgacacaccggtctcgtctcgcggccatgtgacgggagcataaaaggaggagcaaggacagcggaagacgagagaggaccaggcctggattttatgttgagttttgtttaaagttttattatgtttgtgtgggcagtcgtctgtgaggggctgcccatgttttattttgtgggtATTTGCGGGCagtctaaaaaaaagttttgaaacattcgccggttcccgcctccttccttcccatctacgaacatcgttacactggtgccaaaacccgggaggaaggagggacatgctgtcgaagagccctcgctgctgagggggatcgcggtgctgaggaggtcgggcagcgcggatgaatgAGGACCGCGAGGActgcccgaggcgatggtgctggagcgaggaaggtgggacagagacctcgctgccgtgcccctgggttgAGGTTGGGTGGCTGCCGTCCGAGAGGGAACGGAGTAGTCGCCGCGCTTGCCGTGCGCTGGAGCCTGCTGCCATCTGCCTGATAGGGGAGGAGCAGAGAGCGCGGGGCTCACTGCCGGGTCCCTCAGaaggaggagtcaccgccggccgccagggaGTGGAGAAGGATCGAGCTGTCCACCAAGCGTCCAAAGCGCAGTCTCGGGAGTACCCCCCGGCctgcgatgggggtatgtggtgtgaccagcagcggggcgagggaccgcgaaaGCAGGCCGGTAATGAGTgttaatgagtgccagctgcatgacacaccggtctcgtctcacagccatgtgacgggagcataaaagaaGGAGCAAGGGCAGCGGaagatgagagaggaccaggcctggattttatatTGAGTTTTGTTCaagttttattatgtttgtgtgggcagtcgtccgtgaggggctgcccgcggttttactttcgttttgtttatttattttgaattaaagttttgaagcgttcgccggttcccgcctccttccttcccatctacgaacatCGTTACACTTTCCTTGAACTTAAAAAAGTTATGTTcaattacatgttttttttatagccattttttgtaattatttgtgaaattaaAGTTGTTGCATTGATATGCTTTCAGATGGGCATTTGCAGCCATACCTTGTATTTCAGGATATCTGGCCATGAGCAGAAGACTCCAGCGAAGTGTTGTGGCTGTAGTGTCAGTGCCAGCAGCAAACAGGTTGTTGATTGTGTAATGTAAATTCATTGAATGGTACAAAGAGTCTGTTTTGCCAGATTCCTGCAGAAATCATGACAATGAAAGCCAAAATATTTAAGATGTCAGAATATTAAAAAAGTTTGCCATTTGATTTAAAACTATAAACAGTACCTCGTCCTTCTGCTGTCGTATCAGGAAACAGTCAGCAATTCCTCTGGGCTCCTGAGGGTTCAGAGTCTTCTTCAGACCATTGATTACTTCCTCACTTTGTTTGACTGCTTCTCTGAAGTTATTCACGATACGTTTATGATTCGGCACAAAAGGACGAAGCCAGGGAAACATGTTGTAGAGCTGCAAACGAGCAGAATTGTAAATaatcataatgtaataattgaaCACTGTACATACAGCATGACTAACACTCAAAATcatgcattaaaaataataaatatttattgtgttttgaataatcaAAAAAATAGCAATCCTTGTATGAATTATTGGTGGATTGTACAGCAATGTCTGGGTACCTGAATGGAAGCTGATCCAGTCATCTTCATATTTTCATAAGTTCGTTTGATCATGTGATGTAACTTAATGTTGGTGTACTCATATCTGGTGCCGAAGGCAATGGCTGAGATGACGTTTGAAACAGCCATGGCAACTGATAGAGTTGTATCAAATGGTTTTCCTGCACATGGGTGAACAAGATGTTAATACTCAAATCAGTTTCAGCAGAGCCAGCCCTAGACCTTTGGGGGCCCTAAGCAAAATTTGGTTGGAGGCCCCTTTGACCTTTTTAAGTAAGGCCTAAAAAAAGCAATGACTACCTTATAACTATATAACTAAAAATGTAGTCTATTAAATTATGCTTTAATTATCTTtaagaagacattgatgacgtgcttttcatttatttggcaaaaaaaaggaaaatgtttattgctatctctacaggagcttgtgcctttttagcacacagaGATTGAACTGAAAAATTAAGTTGCATTTATCAAACAGCCAACTTCAGTATAGCTTTatgaagccttgtttatactcgaTGTTGCGTATGTACGAGCGTCAGGGCGCGcgcggcaaaaatgacgtcaACACGGAGTGCTGATGCTCACGCCTCAGTCTGAGCATCGAGTATAAACGAGGCATGCGCGCAGTCAGCGAGAGAGACATGGAAAAcacaagcatgcaaatggaaatgATTGCGGCCTGAAAAAATAtccagaacatttttttttttatcgtgcgattaattgatttattgactatcgcGACAGACCTAGCAATATATCGGTTTTAAATCAATAAACTCCTTTTTAAATCAGTATTTTgattcaaattatttatttatttggtagTATccatgtaataagcgggataatctGTGTGGCGGTTGTTATTCGCTATAATTCGGTATATATTATCCTGACACTTACGTAAACAACTGTAGCATAATAAAAGGCAATACAAGCACGATTTAAGCTAATGTTAATATAAGACGTACCTTTATCTTCTTGCTTCTTTTCTTCTTCCAGCCtcttcttttgtcttttttcatggccagaaagatatttttgtttattgtcagaCATCGTCGATGTCGGagtcactgactgactgacagtCTGACAGACACTGCCCAGGTGACGAGTGACATCATCGGGTCAGTCAGGGTCAAGATTAGTGGGGAACTCGCCATAATAAAGAGCTAAATTAATAACAACTGTGCTTATCATGATGCCTGATAATGAGCGCTGTAGGcccatttctttttatttattttatgttacttttgatgattttttttcaccCACTAGTTAGCAGTGACTCTAGGGGGCCCTCTGCTGGCCACGGGGCCCATTGCAATTGCAAAGGTCGCTTAGTGGCTTGGCCGGCTCTGAGTTTCAGTCACATTATTATCTTGTCCTTGTGGTTTACAATCTTACCTTCAAACTTCTCAAATTCCTCTTTTAAATGTTGTGTTTCTTCAATGATAATCTCTTCACTTCTTTTCTTGCCCATTCCAAAATCTCGCAGGTTCGAGAGAGCAAAGCGTCTCATTTCTCTCCAGTTTTCACCATTGGAAAACAGAATCCCTATAGAGGAATAATGTATCCATTACTCAAATGTGGACCTCACATTTCTAACTAGAATAATGATTAGCAACTATATACAAGACAATTCTCTTTACATctacaaaaaataaaagttccTCTAGATTGGATTACTTTATCTTTCTGTACATTGGCCTAGCTCAATCTATGCTGTCTCAGTTACAGATGGTCCAAAATTCAGCAGCCAGGTTTTTAACAGTTATCGCCCTTGTCCTTGTCTCTTTTCGTTGGCTACCATTACAATCAAGAGTCGACTTTAAAATCCTTGATTTCACATAAATGGCACTGCACACTTCGGCCCTGGATTATATTTGTGTGATCTTATTACACCATACATAGCCTCTAAATCCCTCATTCCCGTTGTAAAAAAAGATGTGATGGAGCTGTCTCTGTAGTCAAAGTTTACCTTTGAATATCAGGACCTCTCTATCAGTAGATGCTTTTAAGTCCAGTTTATACCctcattggtaacactttacaataaggttgcgttagttaacattagttaatgaattagttaacatgaactaaccatggaCAACATCTCTGTTCTAATGctctgttcagcattagttaatatttgttaatgcattagttaaagggttagttcacccaaaaatgaaaattatttcattaattactcaccctcattttgTTGGACACCcataacaccttcgttcatctggaacacaaatgaagatattttttgttgaaagctgacggctgagaaaggcttcagaaaggcctccattggcattcagtatatttccactgacccactcacaagacccataaaaggcactgaagacgtcgttacaaagtccatctcactacagtggctgtacaataattttacgaagcgacgagaacagtttttgtgcgcaaaaaaaaatctaaataatgactttatccatcaatttattgtcttccgtgtatgtctcggacgtgaactcacgcgaaACTCGACGCACGCAGGCGTCGAGTTCACTTCAATAACTTAGTGGATAAAgccgttattttgatttttgtgcacatAATAACTATTtccgtcgcattgtaaaattattgtacagccactgtagtgagatggactttgtaacgacgtctttagtgccttttatgggtcttgtgagtgggtcagtggaaatgtactgaatgccaatttgggcctttctgaagcctttctcagccatcagctttcaacaaaaatatcttcttttgtgttccgaagatgaacgaaggtcttacgggtgtccaacgacatgagggtgagtaattaatgaa encodes:
- the LOC137092232 gene encoding cytochrome P450 2K6-like; this translates as MALIDALLSQSSSTGAILVLLLFLVIFLFFINSSSQDEGKYPPGPKPLPLLGNLHTLDLKKSYMSLWELSKRYGSVYTVHLGPKKVVILSGYKTVKQALVNLSEEFGDRDITPIFHDFNQGYGILFSNGENWREMRRFALSNLRDFGMGKKRSEEIIIEETQHLKEEFEKFEGKPFDTTLSVAMAVSNVISAIAFGTRYEYTNIKLHHMIKRTYENMKMTGSASIQLYNMFPWLRPFVPNHKRIVNNFREAVKQSEEVINGLKKTLNPQEPRGIADCFLIRQQKDEESGKTDSLYHSMNLHYTINNLFAAGTDTTATTLRWSLLLMARYPEIQDEVQGEIERVIGGRQPVAEDRKNLPYTDAVIHETQRFANIVPLGAPHQTTCDVHLNGYLIKKGTSVFALLVSVLKDENEWETPDSFNPGHFLNKQGQFVKNDAFMPFSAGRRLCPGESLARVELFLFFTSLLQHFRFTPPPGVSEDDLDLTPVVGFTLNPKPYKLCAIKRS